Proteins from one Legionella taurinensis genomic window:
- a CDS encoding IscS subfamily cysteine desulfurase, whose translation MKQLPIYFDYMATTPVDPRVVARMVRYLGPDGIFGNPSSISHPYGKEAAEAVETARAQIAEVIHAEPRDLIFTSGATEANNLAILGAARFYQHKGRHLITMSTEHKAVLDSIHQLKKEGFTVTWLPPEPDGLLSLERLKAALTPETILVSVMHVNNETGVIQDITAIGDLLKDKGIIFHVDAAQSVGKLPVDLEHMPVGLMSLSSHKNYGPKGIGALYIRHKPRLRLLPLSYGGGHEQGLRSGTLATHQIVGMGEAFYLGEQTRVAEQARLLAMRQRLWQGIKHLPGIRLNGHEHQRIAGNLNLTFKGIEGETLLLALRELALSTASACSSASNQPSYVLKALGLSDEDAYSSIRLSLGRFTTEADIEKAIHTICQQVTRLHEIVP comes from the coding sequence ATGAAACAGTTACCGATTTATTTTGATTACATGGCGACCACCCCGGTTGATCCGAGGGTTGTGGCGCGTATGGTTCGGTATCTCGGTCCTGACGGCATTTTCGGTAATCCCTCGTCCATTTCTCATCCCTATGGCAAAGAAGCCGCGGAAGCGGTTGAAACGGCCAGGGCGCAGATTGCCGAGGTCATTCATGCAGAGCCTCGAGACCTTATTTTCACGTCCGGCGCCACTGAAGCCAATAATCTCGCCATTCTTGGCGCCGCCCGCTTTTATCAGCATAAAGGCAGGCACCTCATTACCATGAGTACCGAACATAAAGCCGTCCTTGACAGCATTCATCAACTTAAGAAAGAGGGATTTACTGTCACCTGGCTGCCGCCTGAGCCAGATGGGTTGCTTTCCCTTGAGCGATTAAAAGCGGCCCTGACGCCAGAAACCATTCTGGTGTCGGTAATGCATGTGAATAATGAAACCGGCGTAATTCAGGACATCACCGCCATTGGCGATTTGTTAAAGGATAAGGGCATTATTTTCCATGTCGACGCGGCGCAGAGTGTCGGTAAACTGCCTGTTGATCTTGAACACATGCCCGTGGGGTTAATGTCATTGTCCAGCCATAAAAATTACGGTCCTAAAGGCATAGGCGCCTTGTATATTCGTCATAAACCGCGCCTGCGGCTTTTACCGTTATCCTATGGCGGCGGGCATGAGCAGGGGTTACGCTCAGGAACCCTGGCCACGCATCAGATCGTGGGCATGGGCGAAGCGTTTTATTTGGGCGAACAAACCCGCGTGGCCGAGCAGGCCCGCCTCCTGGCAATGCGCCAGAGGCTTTGGCAGGGCATTAAGCATCTTCCCGGTATCCGTTTAAACGGCCACGAACACCAGCGGATTGCCGGTAATCTCAATCTGACCTTTAAAGGAATCGAAGGCGAAACCTTGTTGCTGGCCTTGCGGGAATTGGCCTTGTCCACGGCGTCAGCCTGTTCGTCTGCCAGTAATCAACCGTCTTATGTGCTTAAAGCTCTGGGCTTAAGTGATGAAGACGCTTACAGTTCCATTCGTCTGTCCCTGGGCCGTTTTACCACGGAGGCGGACATTGAAAAAGCCATTCATACCATTTGCCAACAAGTAACCCGTCTGCATGAAATAGTGCCATGA
- a CDS encoding 4-phosphoerythronate dehydrogenase: MPILADASLPDLQTVFPAPFCLTFYQHAEQIPSLLPGKAILLCRSTLKVDAALLHQHTLEYVATASSGTDHLDEAFLTGHGITLVDAKGCNAPAVADYVMASLAWLELNHPLPGRQAGIIGCGEVGLRVADRLQAVQWDVHHYDPPKAEKDPTFRSCSLDELAACDLICVHANLHDALPYPSRNSLNAAFLSRLKPGTVIINASRGGIINETDLLAFPHLGYCTDVYLNEPAVNAAILSRALLCTPHIAGHSIEAKQRAVTLLSDKLHEYYGLKPLHHPSAARQALPVAADRDSWPSLLLSLYDPVSETNAMKEAGDKQRAFLTLRKAHSFRHDFSTYSSAISNPVLMTLLGAD, from the coding sequence ATCCCTATTCTTGCTGACGCCTCGCTGCCGGATTTGCAAACCGTCTTCCCAGCGCCATTTTGCTTAACTTTTTATCAGCATGCCGAGCAAATTCCGTCGCTGTTACCGGGAAAAGCCATTCTTTTATGCCGTTCGACTTTAAAAGTCGATGCCGCGTTGCTGCATCAGCATACCCTTGAGTATGTCGCCACGGCCAGCAGCGGTACGGATCATCTCGATGAAGCCTTTCTGACCGGCCACGGCATCACCTTAGTCGATGCCAAAGGGTGTAATGCGCCGGCAGTTGCAGACTACGTCATGGCGTCTTTAGCCTGGCTTGAACTGAATCATCCATTGCCTGGTAGACAGGCGGGCATCATCGGTTGCGGTGAAGTGGGCCTGCGGGTGGCCGATCGGTTACAGGCAGTGCAATGGGATGTTCATCATTATGATCCGCCCAAAGCAGAAAAGGATCCCACGTTTCGCAGCTGCAGCCTTGACGAGTTGGCTGCCTGTGATTTGATTTGCGTGCATGCCAACCTGCACGATGCCCTTCCCTACCCCAGTCGAAACAGCCTTAACGCCGCTTTTTTAAGCCGGCTTAAACCGGGTACGGTGATCATCAATGCGTCACGAGGAGGGATAATCAATGAAACCGATCTGCTCGCCTTCCCTCACCTTGGCTATTGCACGGATGTCTATCTCAATGAGCCGGCTGTGAACGCCGCCATTCTCTCAAGAGCGCTGCTGTGCACGCCGCACATCGCAGGTCACAGCATCGAAGCGAAACAACGTGCGGTCACGTTACTGAGCGATAAACTGCATGAATACTATGGTTTAAAGCCGCTTCATCACCCCTCAGCCGCCAGGCAAGCTTTGCCCGTCGCGGCTGATCGTGATTCCTGGCCTTCTCTGCTGCTGTCGCTTTATGATCCGGTTAGTGAAACCAACGCCATGAAAGAAGCCGGCGATAAGCAGCGTGCCTTCCTTACCTTACGCAAGGCCCATAGCTTTCGCCATGACTTCAGCACCTACAGCAGCGCCATAAGCAATCCGGTGTTAATGACGCTTCTTGGCGCAGATTAA
- a CDS encoding HesB/IscA family protein: MSGVVQYEASSETGVNLSEAAKNHVLSYLDRQTNCRGIRFSVKKTGCSGLAYVVDYVETPQGSDIVLPLTDKYQIYIDKGSYPFLKGMAIDYVKQGLNAKFVFNNPNQTGACGCGESFTVE; this comes from the coding sequence ATGAGTGGTGTTGTTCAATACGAAGCGAGCAGTGAGACGGGCGTTAATTTAAGTGAAGCGGCGAAAAATCATGTGCTTTCTTACCTTGATCGCCAGACCAATTGTCGCGGTATCCGTTTTTCGGTTAAGAAAACAGGGTGTTCAGGTCTTGCCTACGTGGTAGATTATGTCGAGACGCCTCAAGGCAGTGATATCGTCCTGCCGTTGACTGATAAGTACCAAATCTACATCGATAAAGGCAGTTATCCCTTCCTGAAGGGCATGGCCATTGATTATGTCAAACAGGGCTTGAATGCCAAATTTGTTTTTAACAACCCCAACCAAACCGGTGCCTGCGGCTGCGGTGAAAGCTTCACGGTCGAATAA
- the ftsL gene encoding cell division protein FtsL, translating into MNAAARAINQSNLFSGQLLEMRLSKQWCLILSLLFAVLVSSLAVIYTTNEHRLSFSHLQQLEQQSHQLQLQWGQLLLEQASLATPARVEQLATEKLQMRLPSDKDTYVLQQQ; encoded by the coding sequence ATGAATGCCGCAGCAAGAGCAATTAATCAAAGCAACTTATTTAGTGGACAATTACTGGAAATGCGCCTGTCAAAACAATGGTGTTTGATCTTGTCGTTACTCTTTGCGGTCCTGGTCAGTTCGTTGGCGGTTATTTACACGACCAATGAACATCGATTAAGCTTCAGCCATTTGCAGCAATTGGAGCAACAAAGCCACCAATTGCAGTTGCAATGGGGGCAATTGCTGCTGGAACAGGCGAGCCTGGCTACCCCTGCGCGTGTAGAGCAGTTGGCCACGGAGAAATTGCAAATGAGATTACCGTCCGATAAAGACACCTATGTATTACAGCAACAATGA
- the mraZ gene encoding division/cell wall cluster transcriptional repressor MraZ, which translates to MFRGINAITVDGKGRLAIPTRYRDALSADGKSALVVTIDTEETCLLLYPAAQWQIIEDKLQSLPSFNAAARRIQRLLIGHATDVELDSNGRVLLPPLLRDYAQLDKKVVMIGQGNKFEVWNEMLWQSKREQWLEEEGDGEGGLPDEMKNFSL; encoded by the coding sequence ATGTTTCGCGGAATCAATGCCATTACAGTTGACGGAAAAGGTCGCCTTGCCATCCCAACGCGTTATCGTGACGCGCTGAGTGCGGATGGCAAATCGGCTTTGGTCGTCACCATTGATACCGAAGAAACCTGTTTACTGCTTTATCCGGCCGCGCAATGGCAAATTATTGAAGATAAATTACAAAGTTTGCCCAGTTTTAATGCCGCAGCACGACGTATTCAACGGTTGCTGATTGGTCATGCGACGGATGTTGAGCTCGATAGCAATGGCCGGGTGCTGTTGCCGCCTTTACTGCGTGATTACGCGCAGCTCGATAAAAAGGTGGTAATGATTGGGCAGGGTAATAAATTTGAAGTGTGGAATGAGATGTTGTGGCAGAGTAAACGCGAACAATGGTTGGAAGAGGAAGGTGACGGCGAAGGGGGTCTCCCTGACGAAATGAAGAACTTTTCTTTATAA
- a CDS encoding type III pantothenate kinase — protein sequence MMLCIDVGNSHIYGGVFAGDDIRLRFRHTSKVSTSDELGIFLKSVLRENQCSPEAISEIAICSVVPQLDYSLRSACVKYFAVDPFFLQAGVKTGLNIKYRNPVEVGADRIANAIAATHAYPGKNSIVIDFGTATTFCVITSQKAYLGGAILPGVRLSVDALSNNTAKLPAVEIVKTDQVVGRSTIESIQSGIFYGALGACRELIHRIKEETFVNQEVLVIATGGFASLFDKQGIYDVLSPDLVLQGIRLAALMNH from the coding sequence ATGATGTTATGCATCGATGTGGGTAATTCCCATATTTATGGCGGTGTTTTTGCCGGCGATGACATTCGGCTGCGCTTCCGCCACACATCGAAAGTCAGTACCTCCGATGAATTGGGCATTTTTTTAAAGAGTGTGCTGCGGGAGAATCAGTGTTCACCCGAAGCCATCAGTGAAATTGCCATTTGTTCCGTGGTTCCCCAGCTTGACTACTCCCTGCGCTCAGCCTGTGTAAAATACTTCGCGGTGGATCCCTTTTTCCTGCAAGCAGGAGTTAAAACCGGTTTGAATATTAAATACCGCAACCCGGTGGAAGTTGGTGCCGACCGAATCGCCAATGCCATTGCCGCGACCCATGCCTATCCGGGTAAAAACAGCATAGTCATTGATTTTGGCACGGCGACGACCTTTTGCGTCATCACCTCGCAGAAAGCTTATCTCGGCGGTGCCATCCTGCCGGGAGTGCGTTTGTCTGTCGATGCCTTGTCTAACAATACCGCCAAGCTCCCGGCGGTTGAAATTGTCAAAACCGACCAGGTGGTCGGGCGCTCCACCATCGAAAGCATTCAATCAGGTATTTTCTATGGCGCCCTGGGCGCCTGCCGCGAACTGATTCATCGCATTAAAGAAGAAACCTTTGTCAATCAGGAGGTTTTGGTGATTGCTACTGGCGGTTTTGCGTCCCTTTTTGATAAACAGGGCATTTACGATGTGTTGTCGCCCGATCTGGTGTTACAGGGCATTCGACTGGCTGCCTTAATGAATCATTGA
- a CDS encoding UDP-N-acetylmuramoyl-L-alanyl-D-glutamate--2,6-diaminopimelate ligase, protein MKLSDLLKHWTTVSHDCDITGLCNDSRKVQPGDLFIAYPGTAVDGRLFIPQALAGGAAAVVYEPGDWPLSDCPPSSFIGAPLPKLARHLAAIASRFYADPSSKMNVTGITGTNGKTTIAYQLAQAHSLLGTKAAYIGTLGQGEASQLQPLANTTPDALALQSMFAHYQQRKIMQVCMEVSSHALAQQRVDCIHFNQAIFTNLTHDHLDYHLTMEAYAAAKAALFKKSNLQWAIVNGDDAYAQQMVDAIQPPCRLLTYGIYESADIRALNWDVSLSGTRIDVSSPWGEYQLKINALGFFNIYNALAVFSSLLAAGYPHEAVVAVMAQLQPAPGRMEVVAQKPCVIVDYAHTPDALENVLATLEKVKKGKMLVVFGCGGDRDKTKRPMMGRIASQYADIAIITSDNPRTENPEAIIHEIEKGISSHPSLYKIVSREEAIAKAVSLADKDDIVLVAGKGHETYQQIGQVCHHFSDQEIIRGLLT, encoded by the coding sequence ATGAAATTGTCTGACCTTTTAAAACATTGGACTACTGTCAGCCACGACTGCGACATCACCGGCCTTTGTAATGACAGCCGTAAAGTGCAACCGGGTGATTTGTTCATCGCCTATCCCGGTACAGCCGTCGATGGGCGTTTATTTATTCCTCAGGCGTTGGCAGGCGGTGCGGCCGCGGTGGTTTATGAACCGGGTGACTGGCCTTTGAGCGATTGCCCGCCTTCCTCCTTTATCGGTGCGCCGCTTCCCAAACTTGCCCGTCATCTGGCGGCGATTGCCAGCCGATTTTATGCGGATCCGAGCAGCAAAATGAATGTCACCGGCATCACCGGAACCAACGGAAAAACCACCATTGCTTACCAGTTGGCTCAGGCCCATTCCCTGTTAGGTACAAAGGCTGCTTACATTGGCACCCTGGGGCAGGGTGAAGCGTCTCAATTGCAGCCGCTGGCCAATACCACCCCGGATGCACTGGCCCTGCAATCCATGTTTGCCCACTACCAGCAGCGAAAAATAATGCAGGTGTGCATGGAAGTTTCCTCTCATGCCCTGGCGCAACAACGGGTCGACTGCATTCATTTTAATCAGGCCATTTTTACCAATCTGACCCACGATCACCTGGATTACCACCTCACCATGGAGGCTTATGCCGCTGCCAAAGCCGCTTTGTTTAAAAAATCCAATTTACAATGGGCCATTGTCAATGGGGATGACGCTTACGCACAACAGATGGTAGACGCCATTCAGCCGCCCTGTCGTTTGTTGACCTATGGTATTTATGAAAGTGCGGATATTCGTGCCCTGAATTGGGACGTCAGCCTTTCAGGCACCCGCATCGACGTGTCATCCCCCTGGGGAGAGTACCAGCTTAAGATTAACGCGCTTGGCTTTTTTAATATTTATAACGCCTTGGCCGTATTTTCAAGCCTTCTGGCGGCTGGTTATCCCCATGAAGCGGTGGTTGCGGTAATGGCACAATTGCAACCGGCTCCCGGGCGCATGGAGGTGGTGGCGCAGAAACCCTGTGTGATTGTTGACTATGCCCATACCCCTGATGCGCTGGAAAATGTGCTGGCGACACTTGAAAAGGTAAAAAAAGGCAAAATGCTGGTGGTTTTTGGCTGCGGCGGTGATCGCGATAAAACCAAACGGCCGATGATGGGTCGAATTGCCAGCCAGTATGCTGACATTGCCATCATTACCAGCGACAACCCCCGTACCGAAAATCCGGAAGCCATCATCCACGAAATTGAAAAGGGCATTTCCTCCCACCCTTCGCTGTATAAAATTGTCAGCCGGGAGGAAGCGATCGCAAAAGCAGTCAGCCTCGCCGACAAGGATGACATCGTGTTGGTTGCGGGGAAAGGTCATGAGACTTACCAGCAGATTGGTCAGGTTTGCCACCATTTTTCTGATCAGGAAATCATCCGCGGGTTATTGACTTAA
- a CDS encoding peptidoglycan D,D-transpeptidase FtsI family protein, translated as MTSKGHKARLIVVSVFFIALLAALLWRITDLTILHRQFLKGQGDARSLRTVDIPAYRGMIVDRQGTPLAVSTPVKSLWVNPKEFSPDKKQLFALAKLLDMPPKNMVAQIQRAKSREFLYLKRQLQPALAKDIEQLKIPGLNFQQEFKRYYPETDSTAQLLGFTNIDDVGIEGLELAYQDWLMGIPGKKRVLKDRTGHIIEELGVIKEPRPGHDLVLSIDRRIQYLAYHELQNTLEKFAAKSGSVVVLDSQTGEILAAANAPSFNPNVRGRYTRESYRNKAITDVFEPGSLMKPFSIASALGSGQFTPETIIDTRPSWMIVHGHTVRDVHNYGVLDVTGVLQHSSNVGVTKMILQSPPEQLIGLLQRSGFGQRTESGYPGESDGAVVKVKDANPFVLATLGFGYNISVTALQLAKAYLIFANHGKLHPVTLLHNDTTEIGEQVLDTKTADQVLAMMEAVLGNEGTGRAARIPGYRVAGKTGTARVAGKNGYESNRHIASFAGIAPVSSPRLVVVVVIHEPTRNGYYGAAVAAPLFAQVMSGALRILDIPPDKTTP; from the coding sequence ATGACTAGCAAAGGGCATAAAGCGCGTTTAATTGTCGTCTCTGTTTTTTTTATCGCGTTGCTCGCGGCCCTGCTTTGGCGCATAACGGACTTAACCATCCTTCACCGCCAGTTTCTCAAAGGGCAAGGGGATGCCCGAAGTTTAAGGACGGTGGATATTCCCGCCTACCGCGGCATGATCGTCGATCGTCAGGGGACGCCTCTCGCAGTCAGTACTCCGGTTAAGTCCTTATGGGTAAACCCCAAAGAATTTTCTCCTGATAAAAAGCAGCTGTTTGCGCTGGCCAAATTACTGGACATGCCCCCCAAAAACATGGTGGCCCAAATTCAACGGGCGAAATCAAGGGAATTCCTCTACCTGAAACGGCAACTTCAACCGGCATTAGCGAAGGACATTGAACAGTTAAAGATCCCGGGTCTGAATTTCCAGCAGGAATTCAAGCGTTACTACCCGGAGACAGACAGCACAGCCCAATTGCTGGGGTTTACCAATATCGATGATGTGGGCATTGAAGGCCTGGAGTTGGCTTATCAGGATTGGTTGATGGGAATTCCGGGTAAAAAAAGGGTATTGAAAGATCGTACCGGCCATATCATTGAGGAGCTGGGTGTTATCAAGGAGCCTAGACCTGGTCATGATTTGGTGTTAAGCATCGATCGCCGCATCCAGTACCTGGCTTATCATGAATTGCAGAATACCCTGGAAAAATTTGCCGCCAAATCAGGTTCGGTGGTGGTGCTTGATTCACAGACGGGGGAAATTCTGGCGGCCGCCAACGCGCCCTCGTTTAATCCCAATGTACGTGGCCGCTACACGCGCGAGAGTTACCGTAATAAGGCGATTACCGACGTCTTTGAGCCGGGTTCCTTAATGAAACCGTTCAGTATCGCCAGTGCGCTGGGCAGCGGTCAGTTCACGCCTGAAACCATCATTGATACCCGTCCAAGCTGGATGATTGTTCATGGCCATACGGTGCGGGATGTTCACAATTACGGGGTGCTCGATGTCACCGGTGTGCTGCAGCATTCAAGTAATGTCGGCGTGACCAAAATGATTTTGCAAAGCCCGCCGGAACAACTGATCGGCCTGCTGCAGCGAAGCGGTTTTGGACAACGAACAGAAAGCGGTTATCCGGGTGAAAGCGACGGTGCCGTGGTCAAAGTCAAGGATGCCAACCCCTTTGTGCTGGCCACCCTGGGATTTGGTTACAATATTTCGGTGACTGCGCTGCAGTTGGCCAAAGCCTATTTAATTTTCGCCAATCACGGTAAACTTCATCCAGTGACTTTATTGCACAATGACACAACTGAAATTGGCGAGCAAGTCCTTGACACTAAGACAGCCGATCAGGTTCTGGCGATGATGGAGGCCGTGTTGGGCAATGAGGGGACGGGAAGGGCTGCCAGAATTCCTGGTTACCGCGTTGCCGGTAAAACCGGTACGGCCCGGGTTGCCGGTAAAAACGGCTATGAGTCCAACCGCCACATCGCCAGCTTTGCGGGCATTGCTCCTGTGTCCTCCCCCAGGCTTGTTGTTGTCGTTGTGATTCATGAACCGACCCGTAACGGTTATTACGGGGCAGCCGTTGCGGCGCCGTTGTTTGCCCAGGTCATGTCGGGCGCTTTGCGGATTTTAGACATACCTCCTGATAAAACCACACCGTGA
- a CDS encoding RNA methyltransferase codes for MKLESFRIVLIATSHPGNIGSAARAMKTMGLSRLYLVTPKSFPDLKAWEMAAGADDVLEHCVVTESLDDALRGCQLVLATSARPRGIALPGLTPSEAAEMLCKKPDDTQVAIVFGREHAGLTNDELLKSHYHIYIPSNPEYGSLNLAQAVQIIAYELRMKLLSPSAEVALRADKPATADEVEQFYAHLTEVMVAIDFLKPSNPRRLQQRIRRLFNRAKLEHMEVNILRGILTHVQNALRWAGVKDRG; via the coding sequence ATGAAATTAGAGTCCTTTCGCATTGTACTGATTGCCACCTCGCATCCGGGCAATATTGGTTCCGCGGCAAGAGCCATGAAAACCATGGGGTTGAGCCGTTTGTATCTGGTAACGCCCAAGTCTTTCCCTGATCTCAAAGCCTGGGAAATGGCAGCGGGGGCGGATGATGTCCTTGAACACTGCGTCGTCACAGAAAGTCTGGATGACGCGTTACGCGGCTGCCAGCTCGTTTTAGCCACCAGCGCGCGGCCCCGCGGCATTGCCTTGCCGGGCCTAACGCCATCGGAAGCGGCGGAAATGCTGTGTAAAAAACCCGATGACACCCAGGTGGCCATCGTCTTCGGACGTGAACACGCCGGCCTGACCAACGATGAATTGTTAAAAAGCCACTATCATATTTATATCCCCAGCAATCCGGAGTATGGATCGCTGAACCTGGCGCAGGCGGTGCAGATCATTGCCTACGAGTTGCGGATGAAATTATTGTCGCCTTCCGCCGAAGTGGCGTTGCGGGCGGATAAACCGGCTACTGCGGATGAGGTTGAGCAGTTTTATGCCCATCTGACCGAGGTCATGGTGGCGATTGATTTTTTAAAACCGTCCAATCCCCGGCGTTTACAGCAACGCATCCGGCGTCTGTTTAACCGTGCGAAACTGGAGCACATGGAGGTCAATATCCTGCGCGGCATTTTAACGCACGTTCAGAATGCATTGAGGTGGGCGGGCGTGAAGGACAGAGGATAA
- the rsmH gene encoding 16S rRNA (cytosine(1402)-N(4))-methyltransferase RsmH, translating into MAHQSVLLQEAIQGLAIKADGIYVDGTFGRGGHARAILQHLSPAGRLIAIDKDPAAIAYARDHFSQDPRFTLFHGSFADLPRFAEEAQVTGKIDGILLDLGVSSPQLDEPERGFSFMQQGPLDMRMDSTQALSAAEFINKADEKDLVRVFREYGEERFSGRIARAIVEARQQNPIVTTQTLAEIVKQANPKWEKHKHPATRVFQAIRIYINQELTDLSACLNQVMATLTVGGRLVIISFHSLEDRIVKQFMRDKEQGIRPPPGVPVRASEMGSCFKRIGKAIKPGEAEIRQNARARSAVLRIGEKTA; encoded by the coding sequence ATGGCCCATCAATCCGTGTTGTTACAGGAGGCAATCCAAGGCTTGGCGATCAAGGCTGACGGCATTTATGTCGACGGCACCTTCGGTCGCGGCGGTCATGCGCGCGCTATTCTGCAACACCTTTCACCCGCAGGCCGCTTGATTGCCATCGATAAGGACCCCGCAGCGATAGCCTATGCCAGGGACCATTTCAGTCAGGATCCGCGGTTTACGCTTTTTCATGGATCCTTTGCCGATTTACCGCGGTTTGCAGAAGAAGCCCAGGTGACGGGCAAAATTGACGGCATTTTACTGGATTTGGGGGTTTCTTCCCCGCAACTGGATGAACCCGAGCGCGGTTTCAGTTTTATGCAGCAGGGGCCTCTCGATATGCGCATGGACTCGACGCAGGCCCTGAGTGCCGCGGAGTTCATCAATAAAGCGGATGAAAAAGATCTGGTGCGGGTATTCCGTGAATACGGTGAAGAGCGTTTTTCAGGCCGCATTGCCCGCGCGATTGTAGAGGCAAGACAACAAAACCCGATTGTCACCACCCAAACCCTGGCTGAGATTGTGAAACAGGCAAACCCCAAGTGGGAAAAACACAAGCACCCCGCAACTCGGGTATTTCAGGCCATACGCATTTACATCAATCAGGAATTAACCGATTTGTCCGCCTGCCTTAACCAGGTCATGGCGACATTAACGGTAGGCGGCCGTTTAGTCATTATCAGCTTTCATTCGCTGGAAGACAGGATAGTTAAACAATTTATGCGTGATAAAGAGCAAGGTATTCGCCCGCCGCCGGGCGTACCTGTGCGAGCAAGCGAAATGGGCAGTTGTTTTAAGCGCATCGGTAAAGCCATTAAGCCCGGCGAAGCGGAAATAAGACAAAATGCCAGAGCCCGGAGTGCGGTCCTTAGAATAGGAGAGAAAACAGCATGA
- a CDS encoding helix-turn-helix domain-containing protein has protein sequence MSAVMQQVEQVNDALTQQVVGAVKRYLNAVGNKEINLNLYQLIVEEVEAPLFRTVMELTRYNQSKAARVLGVSRGTLRTKLKRYFDDEFIGTRG, from the coding sequence ATGAGTGCAGTAATGCAACAAGTTGAACAGGTTAATGACGCATTAACCCAACAAGTCGTTGGCGCAGTAAAGCGTTATCTCAATGCAGTTGGTAATAAAGAAATAAATCTCAACCTTTATCAATTAATTGTTGAGGAAGTTGAGGCTCCCTTGTTCCGTACGGTCATGGAGTTAACCCGCTACAACCAATCCAAAGCAGCGAGAGTTTTAGGCGTCAGTCGTGGTACTCTGCGCACCAAGCTGAAGCGTTATTTCGACGACGAATTTATTGGCACCCGCGGCTAA